The proteins below are encoded in one region of Tautonia marina:
- a CDS encoding transporter substrate-binding protein, producing MSDSQSVNPDDPTRRLPWTGSLDETVGHEEPAWTAQDLPPGTMLGNHRIVGVLGRGGMGVVYDAEDTQLGRPTALKLLPEGLATDPVAAERFLQEARSAARLHHPNVVAIFEVGRHDGKPFLVMEQVNGRSLAEAMEAGPMPWREATALVAQACLGLEAAHRAGLIHRDIKPANLLLNRDGAVKITDFGLAKLSDELGAHQLTRTGRVVGTPAYMSPEQCQSEPIDARTDLYSLGATYYGLLTGQGPYADSTSAPKVMFAHCYKPAPDPREVVPDLPEGCSAIIARAMAKQPGDRYADAEAMRQDLLTLLAGARPAPDLPPTLSAEAVFRLPSSPTEPGIEAIEAVPAASGSGPGLTTGESPNRAQWTRRGALGVGLAVAAGYGLHQLWSSTIGADREPRGPGDRAIGEGSTASEEAIAPVVASGPPIRVGVLHSLSGVMAESASGVVDGTLLAINELNAAGGVLGRPVEPVVVDGRSSPDVFAGEARRLIEEEGVEVIFGCWTSAARKAVKPVVEQLDGLLFYPVQYEGLEQSPNIVYLGSAPNQQILPAVKWAFVELGRRFFHVGSDYIFPRAAGALIHDQIEAIGGELVGEAFQPLTSVDFVGIVDRIKTERPDVILNTINGDGNVAFFRDLRKAGIASQEIPTLSFSIAEPEIRRLGLDEMAGDYAAWTYFMSVDRPENRAFIERFRDRYGPQRVTSDPIEAAYVGVLIWARAVEEAGQTDVSAVRSALGSIELEAPGDRVKVDPVSQHLWKTSRIARLDEQGRFHLVNSSGEPIRPEPFPKFRTREQWETLLQHLYDGWGGGWSAPS from the coding sequence GTGAGTGATTCTCAGAGCGTGAACCCGGACGATCCGACCCGCCGACTGCCCTGGACAGGGTCGCTGGACGAGACGGTCGGCCACGAGGAGCCGGCCTGGACGGCTCAGGATCTGCCTCCAGGGACGATGCTGGGCAATCACCGGATTGTCGGCGTGCTGGGTCGCGGCGGGATGGGGGTCGTTTACGACGCCGAGGACACGCAGCTCGGCCGACCGACGGCGCTGAAGCTCTTGCCCGAAGGTTTGGCGACCGATCCGGTCGCGGCCGAGCGGTTCTTGCAAGAGGCGCGATCGGCCGCGCGGTTGCATCATCCGAACGTGGTGGCGATTTTCGAGGTCGGCCGGCACGACGGCAAACCGTTTCTGGTGATGGAGCAGGTCAACGGCCGGAGCCTCGCCGAGGCGATGGAGGCCGGGCCAATGCCCTGGCGAGAGGCCACCGCGCTGGTCGCCCAGGCATGCCTCGGCCTGGAGGCGGCGCATCGGGCGGGCTTGATCCACCGTGACATCAAGCCCGCCAACCTGCTCTTGAACCGCGACGGCGCGGTCAAGATTACCGACTTCGGCCTGGCCAAGCTCTCCGACGAGCTGGGAGCCCACCAACTGACCCGAACCGGCCGCGTGGTGGGGACCCCGGCCTATATGAGCCCCGAGCAATGCCAGTCGGAGCCGATCGACGCGAGAACCGATCTTTACTCGCTCGGGGCGACCTACTACGGCTTGCTGACCGGCCAGGGTCCGTATGCCGATTCGACCTCGGCCCCGAAAGTGATGTTCGCCCACTGCTACAAACCAGCTCCGGACCCGAGGGAGGTCGTGCCCGACCTTCCCGAAGGCTGCTCGGCAATCATCGCCCGGGCAATGGCCAAGCAGCCGGGCGATCGCTACGCCGATGCCGAGGCGATGCGGCAGGATCTGCTCACCCTGCTCGCCGGGGCCCGACCGGCTCCGGACTTGCCGCCGACCCTGAGTGCCGAGGCGGTGTTCAGACTCCCGTCGAGCCCGACCGAACCAGGCATCGAGGCGATCGAGGCGGTGCCGGCAGCGTCGGGCTCGGGCCCGGGACTGACGACGGGGGAATCACCGAACAGAGCCCAATGGACACGCCGAGGGGCGTTGGGGGTCGGCCTGGCGGTGGCGGCCGGATACGGCTTGCATCAACTCTGGTCGAGCACGATCGGCGCGGATCGCGAGCCGAGGGGACCGGGCGATCGGGCCATCGGAGAGGGTTCGACCGCCTCGGAGGAGGCAATCGCGCCGGTGGTGGCGTCGGGTCCGCCGATTCGGGTCGGGGTCTTGCACTCGCTGTCGGGGGTGATGGCCGAGAGCGCCTCGGGGGTGGTCGACGGGACCTTGCTGGCCATCAACGAGCTCAACGCCGCCGGGGGAGTGCTGGGCAGGCCCGTCGAGCCGGTGGTGGTCGATGGTCGGTCGAGTCCGGACGTCTTCGCGGGCGAGGCCAGGCGGTTGATCGAGGAGGAGGGGGTTGAGGTAATCTTTGGCTGCTGGACCTCGGCGGCCCGGAAGGCGGTCAAACCGGTGGTTGAGCAGCTCGATGGCTTGCTGTTCTACCCGGTTCAGTACGAAGGGTTGGAGCAGTCGCCGAACATCGTCTATCTCGGCTCGGCGCCGAACCAGCAGATTCTGCCCGCGGTGAAGTGGGCGTTTGTGGAGCTGGGCCGACGATTCTTCCATGTCGGCAGCGATTACATCTTTCCAAGGGCCGCCGGCGCATTGATCCACGACCAGATCGAGGCGATCGGCGGCGAGCTGGTCGGCGAAGCGTTCCAGCCGTTGACCAGCGTGGATTTCGTGGGGATCGTCGATCGGATCAAGACCGAGCGGCCGGATGTGATCCTGAACACGATCAACGGCGACGGCAACGTCGCGTTCTTCCGCGACCTGAGAAAGGCCGGAATCGCGTCGCAGGAGATTCCGACGCTGTCGTTCAGCATTGCCGAACCGGAGATCCGCCGACTCGGCCTGGACGAGATGGCCGGCGACTACGCGGCCTGGACCTACTTCATGAGCGTCGATCGGCCCGAGAACCGCGCGTTCATCGAGCGGTTCCGCGACCGTTACGGGCCGCAGCGGGTGACAAGCGATCCGATCGAAGCGGCCTACGTCGGGGTCCTGATCTGGGCCAGGGCGGTCGAGGAGGCCGGGCAGACCGACGTATCGGCCGTGCGATCGGCGCTGGGGTCGATTGAACTGGAGGCCCCCGGAGACCGGGTGAAGGTTGATCCGGTCTCCCAGCACCTCTGGAAGACGTCGAGGATTGCCCGGCTCGACGAGCAAGGACGGTTCCATCTCGTCAACAGCTCGGGAGAGCCGATCCGCCCCGAGCCGTTCCCGAAGTTCCGGACCCGAGAGCAGTGGGAAACACTGCTTCAGCACCTTTACGACGGCTGGGGAGGCGGCTGGTCGGCCCCCTCGTGA
- the rpsM gene encoding 30S ribosomal protein S13, producing the protein MPRILGVDIPNDKKIRISLRYLYGIGPFLADQLCERTEIDPEKRARDLSDDELAKLIALLDSEYTVEGQLQRVVQQNIARLRDINCYRGFRHRRGLPVRGQRTQTNARTRKGPRKTVAGKKGVKDMR; encoded by the coding sequence ATGCCTCGTATCCTGGGCGTCGATATTCCCAACGACAAGAAGATCCGGATCTCGCTGCGATACCTCTACGGCATCGGCCCGTTCCTGGCCGATCAGCTCTGCGAGCGCACTGAGATCGACCCTGAGAAGCGGGCCCGCGACCTGTCCGACGACGAGCTGGCGAAGCTCATCGCTCTGCTGGACAGCGAGTACACGGTCGAAGGCCAGTTGCAGCGGGTCGTGCAGCAAAACATCGCTCGACTGCGAGACATCAACTGCTACCGGGGTTTCCGGCACCGCCGTGGCCTTCCGGTCCGCGGCCAGCGAACCCAGACCAATGCCCGCACCCGCAAAGGTCCTCGGAAGACCGTTGCCGGGAAGAAGGGCGTCAAGGATATGCGTTAA
- the rpsE gene encoding 30S ribosomal protein S5 gives MSSDSRDRGEWSESVVSIRRCAAVVKGGRRFSFNALVVVGNGRGQVSWGYGKANEVPPAVEKGVKDAHKRMTRVQMRRGTIPHPVIGRFGAAKVIMLPASPGTGVIAGGAVRAVVQAAGITDILTKSIGSPNKLNLVKAAIDGLQQLRTKDEVARLRGVEL, from the coding sequence GTGTCCAGCGACAGTCGAGATCGCGGTGAGTGGAGCGAAAGCGTCGTGTCCATCCGCCGCTGCGCCGCCGTGGTCAAGGGGGGACGCCGTTTCAGCTTCAACGCCCTGGTCGTCGTCGGCAATGGCCGAGGCCAGGTGTCCTGGGGCTACGGCAAGGCCAACGAAGTGCCCCCGGCCGTCGAAAAAGGGGTCAAGGACGCCCACAAACGCATGACCCGCGTTCAGATGCGTCGCGGCACCATCCCCCACCCGGTCATCGGCCGCTTCGGCGCCGCGAAGGTGATCATGCTGCCGGCCAGCCCCGGTACCGGCGTGATCGCCGGTGGAGCCGTCCGGGCCGTCGTGCAGGCCGCCGGCATCACCGACATTTTGACCAAGAGCATCGGTTCTCCCAACAAACTGAACCTGGTCAAGGCCGCCATCGACGGGCTGCAGCAGCTCCGCACGAAGGACGAAGTGGCCCGACTCCGGGGCGTGGAGCTGTGA
- the rpsK gene encoding 30S ribosomal protein S11 has product MAKAKKRKTRRNVSRAVVHIKATFNNTLVTVTDPNGDTLCWASSGTVGFKGSRKSTPFAAQRAAEVSASAATKFGVKEVEVRVKGPGSGRESAITALQAAGLSIKAIEDVTPLPHNGCRPPKKRRV; this is encoded by the coding sequence GTGGCCAAGGCCAAGAAGCGGAAGACGCGCCGCAACGTCAGTCGCGCGGTCGTGCATATCAAGGCGACGTTCAACAACACACTGGTGACGGTCACCGACCCCAACGGCGATACCCTCTGCTGGGCTTCCAGCGGCACCGTCGGCTTCAAGGGGAGCCGCAAGAGCACCCCCTTCGCCGCCCAGCGTGCCGCCGAGGTTTCGGCCTCGGCCGCCACGAAGTTCGGCGTCAAAGAGGTCGAAGTTCGCGTCAAGGGTCCCGGCTCGGGCCGCGAAAGTGCGATTACCGCACTGCAGGCCGCCGGCCTCTCGATCAAGGCGATCGAAGACGTCACCCCCTTGCCTCACAACGGCTGCCGACCGCCCAAGAAACGACGGGTCTGA
- the rpmJ gene encoding 50S ribosomal protein L36 produces the protein MKVRSSVRRICESCIIVRRRGKVYVICKSNPKHKQRQG, from the coding sequence ATGAAGGTCCGATCAAGCGTCAGACGTATTTGCGAAAGCTGCATCATCGTGCGGCGCCGGGGCAAAGTGTACGTCATTTGCAAGAGCAACCCCAAGCACAAGCAGCGGCAAGGCTGA
- a CDS encoding TPM domain-containing protein: protein MLDRLGLAASVLAALLIAPASAADIPPVPAENGVGQFTHDYAKVLDEPAQARIAEAQRAAFEQHDTPIIVVTITAMAAYNHQGPIEPLAREWFDAWQIGTLNRPGGANKGILVLVSLGDRKARIELGADWGHRWDEFSQGVMDTDMIPRFKQGDYSGGIAAGVSSLAELAAIGPNGSPPKPDLGQRIKGEVRHLSQANGLPLVLIGAFFGLGILVLVLGIFAPQLGFPENNRKWLIFGGIGLMAAAFFGWLVLIATAVLLSMRYGPSGGGFHPRGGGGGGFSGGGGGGYSGGGFSGGSSGGGGASGGW, encoded by the coding sequence ATGCTCGATCGACTCGGCCTTGCGGCTTCCGTCCTCGCCGCCCTCCTGATCGCCCCGGCTTCGGCCGCCGACATCCCGCCGGTGCCCGCCGAGAACGGGGTCGGACAGTTCACGCATGATTATGCCAAGGTGCTCGACGAGCCGGCCCAGGCCCGCATCGCCGAGGCTCAGCGCGCCGCCTTCGAGCAGCACGACACGCCGATCATCGTCGTCACCATCACCGCGATGGCCGCCTACAACCACCAGGGGCCGATCGAGCCGCTCGCCCGAGAATGGTTCGACGCCTGGCAGATCGGCACGCTCAACCGTCCCGGAGGGGCCAACAAGGGGATCCTCGTACTTGTCAGCCTCGGCGACCGCAAGGCCCGCATCGAGCTGGGGGCCGACTGGGGACACCGCTGGGACGAGTTCTCCCAGGGGGTGATGGACACCGACATGATCCCTCGCTTCAAGCAAGGCGACTACAGCGGGGGCATTGCCGCAGGCGTTTCCTCGCTCGCCGAACTGGCCGCGATCGGTCCCAACGGATCGCCGCCGAAGCCGGACCTCGGGCAACGCATCAAGGGAGAGGTCCGCCACCTTTCGCAGGCCAACGGCCTTCCTCTGGTCCTTATCGGAGCCTTCTTCGGCCTGGGAATCCTCGTTCTCGTGCTTGGTATCTTTGCTCCCCAGCTCGGATTCCCGGAAAACAATCGGAAATGGCTCATTTTTGGGGGGATTGGCCTGATGGCCGCCGCCTTCTTCGGCTGGCTCGTCCTGATCGCCACGGCCGTACTCCTGAGCATGCGATACGGCCCCTCGGGCGGCGGTTTTCACCCCCGGGGCGGCGGAGGCGGAGGCTTCAGCGGCGGTGGAGGCGGCGGCTACAGCGGCGGAGGCTTCAGCGGGGGGTCTTCCGGCGGAGGCGGGGCCAGCGGGGGCTGGTGA
- the secY gene encoding preprotein translocase subunit SecY: MQKLITIFFKVPELQRKILMTAMFLAIYRIGFYIPLPIVDQSALADWQEQISQQAFGKVLGMAAMFGGTQIGMSTIFGLGIMPYISASIIFQLLGSVVPQLEALMKEGESGRKKINEYTRYATVAICLVQSAMWIRFVQTLDYIPGQYKDFFPYGFICVLIMTTGTVFLMWIGEQIDEYGIGNGISLLIMAGILASADDAIFLLASGFTPRLTGDAEKPYSLIVTGLLLALFIAVIVGVIAITESQRRIPTQSAKHVRGRRVYGGTRQYLPLKVNQAGVMPIIFASSLLMFPFFIFKGLASSTASWLVADPGEVSGFQVAIARFFETGLDAFQSQAYIYTIFYIGLIYFFCYFWTAITFNPKDMADNLKDYGSFIPGYRPGRRTAEYLEKVMLRITFVGAAFLSLVAVIPSIVQGALAQTGTSVEPVITSFLGGTGLLIVVSVCLDLVQKIDSHLIMRNYTGLMNRR, encoded by the coding sequence GTGCAGAAGCTGATCACGATCTTCTTCAAGGTCCCCGAGCTGCAGCGCAAGATCCTCATGACGGCCATGTTCCTGGCCATCTATCGGATCGGCTTCTACATCCCCCTGCCGATCGTCGATCAGTCGGCCCTGGCCGACTGGCAAGAGCAGATCAGCCAGCAGGCCTTCGGCAAGGTCCTCGGCATGGCCGCCATGTTCGGCGGCACCCAGATCGGCATGAGCACGATCTTCGGCCTCGGCATCATGCCCTACATCTCCGCCTCGATTATCTTCCAGTTGCTCGGCTCGGTCGTTCCTCAGCTCGAAGCCCTCATGAAGGAAGGGGAGAGCGGCCGCAAGAAGATCAACGAATACACCCGCTACGCCACCGTCGCCATCTGTCTCGTCCAGAGCGCGATGTGGATCCGGTTTGTTCAAACACTTGATTACATTCCTGGGCAATATAAAGACTTTTTCCCTTACGGATTTATCTGCGTCCTCATCATGACGACCGGAACGGTCTTCCTGATGTGGATTGGCGAGCAGATTGACGAGTACGGCATCGGCAACGGCATTAGCTTGCTCATCATGGCCGGCATTCTCGCCAGCGCCGATGACGCCATCTTCCTCCTCGCGTCCGGCTTCACCCCCCGCCTGACCGGCGACGCCGAGAAGCCCTACTCGTTGATCGTCACCGGCTTGTTGTTAGCCCTGTTCATTGCTGTGATCGTTGGCGTGATCGCTATCACCGAAAGCCAGCGACGCATCCCGACCCAGTCGGCCAAGCACGTTCGCGGCCGTCGGGTCTACGGAGGCACCCGGCAGTACCTCCCCTTGAAGGTCAATCAGGCCGGCGTCATGCCGATCATCTTCGCCTCCAGCCTTCTGATGTTCCCCTTCTTCATCTTCAAGGGGCTCGCATCCAGCACGGCGAGCTGGCTCGTGGCCGATCCCGGTGAGGTTTCCGGTTTCCAGGTCGCCATCGCCCGCTTCTTCGAGACCGGGCTCGATGCCTTCCAGAGCCAGGCCTACATCTACACCATTTTCTACATCGGCCTGATCTACTTCTTCTGCTACTTCTGGACCGCCATCACCTTCAACCCGAAGGACATGGCCGATAACCTCAAGGACTACGGCAGCTTCATCCCTGGCTACCGACCGGGTCGACGCACGGCCGAGTACCTCGAGAAGGTCATGCTGCGGATCACCTTCGTCGGGGCCGCCTTCCTCAGCCTCGTCGCGGTGATTCCGTCGATCGTCCAGGGGGCCCTGGCCCAGACCGGCACCAGCGTCGAGCCGGTGATCACCTCCTTCCTCGGTGGAACCGGCCTGCTCATCGTCGTCTCGGTCTGCCTTGACCTCGTCCAGAAAATTGATAGCCACCTGATCATGCGGAACTATACCGGCCTGATGAACCGCCGCTGA
- the rplQ gene encoding 50S ribosomal protein L17, with amino-acid sequence MRHRKAGRKFKRTPEHRRMLLRNLATSLFEHERIETTQAKAKDLQPYAEKLITLAVRGLRRQKALGGDDADKMPLAEFRRSLAVLTRKDIAYKLFQEIAPRYLERPGGYSRIYKLAHRRQGDCSPMALIELIPADEPVRSKSVQPEVVGTTA; translated from the coding sequence ATGCGTCACCGGAAAGCCGGACGAAAGTTCAAGCGAACCCCCGAGCATCGTCGGATGCTCCTGCGCAACCTGGCCACCTCGCTGTTCGAGCACGAGCGGATTGAGACGACGCAGGCCAAGGCCAAGGACCTTCAGCCATACGCCGAGAAGCTCATCACCCTGGCCGTCCGCGGCCTGCGACGCCAGAAGGCCCTCGGTGGTGACGACGCCGACAAGATGCCCCTGGCCGAGTTCCGCCGCAGCCTCGCCGTCCTGACCCGCAAGGACATCGCCTACAAGCTCTTCCAGGAAATCGCCCCGCGCTACCTGGAACGCCCCGGCGGCTACTCCCGCATTTACAAGCTCGCGCACCGTCGCCAGGGGGATTGCTCCCCCATGGCCCTCATCGAGCTGATTCCCGCCGATGAGCCGGTTCGCTCCAAGAGCGTCCAGCCCGAGGTTGTCGGCACCACCGCCTGA
- the rplO gene encoding 50S ribosomal protein L15: protein MQIHDVHEGIQKLKKRKRVGRGPGSGHGKTSSKGHKGHSSRQGFKIRPLSEGGQMPLVRRVPIRGFANGRFKKDFAILNLELIEAFFESGAVVDEAILRAKGLVKGRHDDGLKILGDGTLTKALTVKAQKFSKTAVEKITAAGGSVEVID from the coding sequence ATGCAAATTCACGACGTTCACGAAGGTATTCAGAAGCTCAAAAAGCGCAAGCGCGTCGGTCGAGGTCCCGGCTCGGGGCACGGCAAGACCAGCTCCAAGGGGCACAAGGGACACTCCTCCCGCCAGGGCTTCAAGATTCGCCCCCTCTCCGAGGGTGGCCAGATGCCGCTGGTCCGTCGCGTGCCGATTCGAGGCTTCGCCAATGGCCGGTTCAAGAAGGATTTCGCCATCCTGAACCTGGAGCTGATCGAGGCCTTCTTCGAGTCCGGCGCGGTCGTCGATGAGGCAATTCTCCGGGCCAAGGGGCTCGTCAAGGGTCGCCACGACGACGGCCTGAAAATCCTCGGCGACGGCACCCTGACCAAGGCCCTGACCGTCAAGGCCCAGAAGTTCAGCAAGACCGCCGTCGAGAAGATCACCGCCGCCGGCGGCTCGGTCGAAGTGATCGATTAA
- the rplR gene encoding 50S ribosomal protein L18: MKGKNHRLHVQGQRLRRQRHVRKKLFGSTERPRLAIFRSSKHIYAQIINDDEGKTLVSAGTLESAIRQEVSYGGNKAAAAVVGRTVAERAKAAGIDKVCFDRRSYKYHGRVQALADAAREAGLQF; encoded by the coding sequence GTGAAGGGTAAGAACCACCGACTGCATGTTCAGGGCCAACGGCTCCGTCGCCAACGGCACGTCCGGAAAAAACTGTTCGGCTCAACCGAACGGCCCCGGCTGGCGATTTTCCGAAGCTCCAAGCACATTTACGCGCAAATCATCAACGACGACGAAGGCAAGACCCTTGTCTCGGCCGGCACCCTCGAATCAGCGATTCGGCAAGAGGTTAGCTACGGCGGAAACAAGGCCGCCGCGGCCGTCGTCGGGCGCACGGTGGCCGAACGGGCCAAGGCCGCCGGTATTGACAAGGTTTGCTTCGACCGCCGAAGCTACAAGTATCACGGGCGCGTTCAGGCTCTGGCCGACGCTGCCCGAGAGGCCGGCCTGCAGTTCTGA
- a CDS encoding DNA-directed RNA polymerase subunit alpha — MRIRWRGLELPSRVTCNRETLTDTFGEFHVEPFERGFGHTVGNSLRRILLSSLEGSAVTTIKIQGVQHEFSTIPGMVEDITDLVLNLKGLIVKNHSDQPRTIRIERDRRGVVTAADILHDESVVVFNPDHILCTLTDDVPLNIQMTVENGRGYRPAAEGHTDDLEVGAIPIDAIFSPVTRVEYRVHDTRVGQRTNYDQLSMRIWTTGTLKPEMALVEAAKILRKHLNPFVQYYEPGPGLPSDGTGGFESGSYSGGVDMETERKLNMSLAELELSVRATNCLESEGITTVRDLVSRSEDQLLGVRNFGETTLKEVRIKLQEIGLDLGMADARR, encoded by the coding sequence ATGCGCATCCGTTGGCGAGGCCTGGAACTGCCCAGCCGGGTCACCTGCAACCGCGAGACCCTCACGGACACCTTCGGCGAATTCCACGTCGAACCGTTCGAACGCGGTTTCGGCCATACTGTCGGCAACAGTCTCCGACGCATCCTGCTGTCGAGCCTCGAAGGCAGCGCCGTCACCACGATCAAAATCCAGGGCGTGCAGCACGAGTTCTCCACCATCCCCGGGATGGTCGAGGACATCACCGACCTGGTCCTGAACCTCAAAGGCCTGATCGTCAAGAACCATTCCGACCAGCCCCGGACCATCCGCATCGAACGCGATCGCCGAGGCGTCGTCACCGCTGCCGACATCCTGCACGATGAATCGGTCGTCGTCTTCAACCCCGACCACATCCTCTGCACCCTGACCGACGATGTTCCGCTGAACATCCAGATGACCGTCGAAAATGGTCGAGGCTATCGACCCGCCGCCGAAGGCCACACCGACGACCTCGAAGTCGGGGCCATCCCCATCGACGCCATCTTCAGCCCCGTGACCCGCGTCGAATATCGCGTGCACGATACCCGCGTCGGTCAGCGCACCAACTACGACCAGCTCTCGATGCGTATCTGGACGACCGGCACCCTGAAGCCCGAAATGGCTCTGGTCGAGGCCGCCAAGATCCTTCGCAAGCACCTCAATCCCTTCGTCCAGTACTACGAGCCTGGTCCCGGCCTGCCCTCCGACGGTACCGGCGGCTTCGAAAGTGGCAGCTACAGTGGCGGCGTCGACATGGAAACCGAGCGCAAGCTCAACATGTCGCTCGCCGAGCTCGAACTCTCGGTTCGGGCCACCAACTGCCTCGAAAGCGAAGGGATCACCACCGTTCGCGACCTCGTCAGCCGATCCGAAGATCAACTGCTCGGCGTCCGCAACTTCGGCGAGACGACCCTCAAGGAAGTCCGCATCAAGCTCCAGGAAATCGGCCTTGACCTCGGTATGGCCGACGCCCGTCGTTAA
- the rpsD gene encoding 30S ribosomal protein S4 produces the protein MGRHIGPVCRLCRREGIKLFLKGTRCDSPKCAVERRDGPPGQQQYRRGKPSEYSIRLREKQKVKRYYGVFERQFRRYYDMASRRPGNTGDVLMALLERRLDNVVTLLGFAVSRPSARQLVRHGHILVNGRKTDIPSYLVKPGDIIKVKEREESQNLVTAALNMEGLPPVPDWLDRAGSEAGEARVNRLPSIQDVSLPVTPQLIVELLSR, from the coding sequence ATGGGACGCCACATCGGACCCGTCTGCCGGCTCTGCCGCCGCGAGGGGATCAAGCTGTTCCTCAAGGGCACCCGCTGCGACTCGCCCAAGTGCGCCGTGGAGCGCCGCGATGGCCCACCCGGCCAGCAGCAGTACCGCCGCGGTAAGCCGAGCGAGTACTCCATCCGCCTGCGAGAGAAGCAGAAGGTCAAGCGCTACTACGGCGTCTTCGAGCGCCAGTTCCGCCGCTATTACGACATGGCCAGCCGTCGGCCCGGCAACACCGGCGACGTCTTGATGGCCCTGCTCGAACGGCGGCTCGACAATGTCGTCACCTTGCTGGGCTTCGCGGTCAGCCGCCCCTCGGCCCGCCAGCTCGTTCGCCACGGCCACATCCTGGTCAACGGCCGCAAGACCGACATCCCGAGCTACCTGGTCAAGCCTGGCGACATCATCAAGGTCAAGGAACGCGAGGAATCCCAGAACCTCGTCACCGCGGCCCTGAACATGGAAGGCTTGCCCCCGGTGCCCGACTGGCTCGATCGCGCCGGCTCCGAAGCGGGCGAGGCCCGCGTCAACCGCTTGCCCTCGATCCAGGATGTCTCCTTGCCGGTCACGCCTCAGCTGATCGTCGAGCTTCTGAGCCGCTAA
- the map gene encoding type I methionyl aminopeptidase yields MLRPSRSTIKLKSPREIGLMREAGKVVAEALARVRELAVPGGTTAEMNEAVAAIFQRHNATPLFLNYPSPTKGVRPFPAVICASVNDAVVHGIPTRRPLEDGDIISIDTGCRINGWCGDSAITLAIGQISEENQRLLDVTRETLDLSIRAMERCETWADVASLMERYVKSQHMHVIEKFVGHGIGRDMHEEPQVPNFVSKALRRNDFKLEPGIVLAIEPMVALGTKHVKALSDGWTIVTKDGLSAAHFEHTVAMTPDGPKILTLPEGLD; encoded by the coding sequence ATGCTCCGCCCCAGCCGATCGACCATCAAGCTCAAGAGCCCCCGAGAGATCGGCCTGATGCGAGAGGCCGGCAAGGTCGTCGCCGAGGCCCTGGCCCGTGTCCGAGAACTGGCCGTGCCCGGCGGCACCACCGCCGAGATGAACGAGGCCGTCGCCGCCATCTTCCAGCGGCACAACGCCACCCCCCTGTTCCTCAACTACCCGAGCCCCACCAAGGGGGTCCGCCCCTTCCCCGCCGTCATCTGCGCCAGCGTCAACGACGCTGTCGTCCACGGCATCCCCACCCGTCGCCCCCTCGAAGACGGTGACATCATCTCCATCGACACCGGCTGCCGGATCAACGGCTGGTGCGGCGACTCGGCCATCACCCTGGCCATCGGTCAGATTTCCGAGGAAAACCAGCGCCTGCTCGATGTCACCCGGGAAACCCTCGACCTGAGCATCCGCGCCATGGAGCGCTGCGAGACCTGGGCCGATGTTGCCAGCCTGATGGAACGCTACGTCAAGTCGCAGCACATGCATGTCATCGAGAAGTTCGTCGGCCACGGCATCGGCCGCGACATGCACGAGGAACCCCAGGTCCCGAACTTCGTCAGCAAGGCCCTCCGCCGCAACGACTTCAAGCTCGAACCCGGCATCGTCCTCGCCATCGAGCCGATGGTCGCCCTCGGCACCAAGCACGTCAAGGCCCTCTCCGACGGCTGGACCATCGTCACCAAGGACGGCCTCTCCGCCGCCCACTTCGAACACACCGTCGCCATGACCCCCGACGGCCCGAAGATCCTCACCCTGCCCGAGGGCCTCGACTGA
- a CDS encoding HIT family protein, producing the protein MSYDPQNIFAKILRGEIPAAKVLETDHALAFLDIGPVNKGHVLIIPKTEAASLSDLSDDLAAHVGSLLPRLCRAVKQATGADALNIVVNHGEAAGQTVHHVHWHIIPRFSGDAVHWPWPHQAYSGDEMEQMRSRIAQSLDDANTTGS; encoded by the coding sequence ATGTCCTACGACCCTCAGAACATCTTCGCCAAAATCCTCCGCGGCGAGATTCCGGCCGCGAAGGTCCTCGAAACCGATCACGCTCTGGCCTTCCTCGACATCGGGCCGGTCAACAAGGGGCACGTCCTGATCATCCCCAAGACCGAGGCCGCCTCCCTCTCCGACCTCTCCGACGACCTTGCCGCGCACGTCGGCTCCCTCCTCCCCCGCCTCTGTCGCGCCGTCAAGCAGGCCACCGGGGCCGACGCCCTGAACATCGTCGTCAATCACGGCGAGGCCGCCGGCCAGACCGTCCACCACGTCCACTGGCACATCATCCCCCGCTTCTCCGGCGACGCCGTCCACTGGCCCTGGCCGCACCAGGCGTACTCGGGAGACGAGATGGAGCAGATGCGCTCCCGCATCGCCCAGTCCCTCGACGACGCCAACACCACCGGCTCCTGA